The Rhizoctonia solani chromosome 14, complete sequence genome has a segment encoding these proteins:
- a CDS encoding FAD-binding domain protein, with the protein MVRGRSIAGLFTTSIITITGICAQENNDTITAKFQSVKTTPVADASKVPRVAWNVLNGIVGGRLYTNGAPFSKPCFGNGTSTGSCSTVQTNYTSNVFRADQFGAYMMTQWEGCQKTQAYCELDWTNPTNSEAFTPPATCAQGSVNSYYIDVKNAVDVIAAFVFSRVTSVPLAIKNSGHDYKGRSSVPNALTLWTHNLKYIKYEAKFRPDTCSSIAATPAITYGAGQDFASIYEFAEANGITVLGGTDKTVGAAGGWLQGGGHGMLSNTLGLGADRALQFKVVTPDGILRTANKCQNADLFWALRGGGGGTFGVVLEVTSRVEKKIATQVIIVKFNPLATHVAAYMQTIIKNSVKWAQDGWGGYVSADHAIYATPKLSRAEAEASMAPLTQVVASFGSDVIANTFASYESFLPLFTTVANAGAAPVGLPFAMASRIVPSTNFLTPKDRSSLLNATLSAFSIVGGTAQIMVTTPYNYNATPASDVSVTPAWRGAIWHVILAGSWNYNSTAKQQAAVYSTISAAADKLRAITPKSGAYQNEADVSEPDHENSFWGSNYGRLVSIKKKYDPNGLLDCWQCVNWKGASNRRYRCYPQSG; encoded by the exons ATGGTACGCGGACGTTCGATTGCAGGCCTCTTTACTACGTCCATCATCACGATAACTGGCATTTGTGCACAAGAAAACAATGATACCATCACTGCCAAGTTCCAGAGTGTTAAAACCACTCCGGTTGCCGACGCTTCCAAAGTTCCCCGAGTCGCGTGGAATGTTCTGAATGGGATAGTCGGTGGAAGGTTATACACCAATGGGGCTCCGTTCTCCAAACCATGCTTTGGGAATGGGACTTCAACGGGCTCTTGCTCGACCGTCCAGACCAACTATACAAGTAATG TGTTTCGTGCCGACCAATTTGGCGCATACATGATG ACTCAGTGGGAAGGCTGTCAAAAGACGCAGGCGTATTGTGAACTAGATTGGACCAATCCTACGAATTCCGAGGCTTTCACACCACCAGCCACTTGTGCACAAGGTAGCGTCAACAGCTATTAC ATCGATGTCAAGAATGCAGTGGATGTGATTGCGGCATTCGTGTTTTCCCGCGTAACCTCAGTTCCCTTGGCCATCAAGAATTCCGGT CATGACTACAAGGGCCGTTCCAGCGTACCCAACGCATTAACACTTTGGACTCACAACCTCAAATAT ATTAAATATGAGGCAAAATTCCGACCCGACACTTGTTCTTCAATTGCTGCTACCCCCGCAATCACGTATGGCGCAGGACAGGACTTTGCATCGATCTATGAGTTTGCTGAAGCCAACGGTATCACCGTGCTCGGTGGCACAGATAAAACAGTTGGTGCTGCTGGAGGATGGCTCCAGGGCGGAGGACACGGTATGCTGTCCAATACTCTTGGGCTTGGCGCCGACCGAGCACTTCAGTTCAAGGTTGTCACACCCGACGGTATCCTACGCACCGCCAACAAATGTCAAAACGCGGACCTATTCTGGGCGCTCCGAGGGGGAGGCGGCGGCACATTTGGGGTTGTACTCGAGGTAACAAGTCGCGTAGAGAAAAAAATAGCGACGCAGGTCATAATCGTCAAGTTCAATCCCTTGGCAACACATGTAGCTGCCTATATGCAAACAATTATCAAAAACTCTGTTAAGTGGGCGCAGGACGGGTGGGGAGGTTATGTTAGT GCAGACCATGCAATCTACGCAACTCCTAAACTGAGCCGCGCAGAGGCCGAGGCGTCGATGGCACCTCTCACTCAGGTTGTTGCTTCATTCGGCTCCGACGTGATTGCGAACACGTTTGCTTCTTATGAATCTTTCCTCCCTCTTTTCACAACTGTTGCTAATGCTGGTGCCGCCCCCGTCGGTCTACCGTTTGCCATGGCCAGTAG GATCGTTCCTTCTACGAACTTCCTCACCCCCAAGGATCGTTCTTCTCTCCTCAACGCAACACTTTCTGCATTCAGCATAGTAGGTGGCACAGCCCAAATCATGGTCACTACTCCATACAACTACAATGCCACCCCGGCCTCTGATGTGTCTGTTACTCCCGCCTGGCGTGGTGCCATTTGGCACGTGATACTTGCTGGGTCCTGGAACTACAACTCGACTGCCAAACAACAAGCTGCAGTGTATAGCACGATCAGTGCTGCGGCCGATAAATTGAGAGCAATTACTCCCAAGTCCGGTGCGTACCAGAACGAAGCTGATGTGAGCGAGCCTGACCACGAAA ACTCGTTCTGGGGTTCGAACTATGGCCGACTAGTCTCAATCAAGAAGAAGTATGATCCCAATGGGTTATTGGACTGCTGGCAATGTGTAAACTGGAAAGGCGCAAGCAACAGGCGGTATCGCTGCTACCCCCAGTCCGGCTAA